Within Vigna unguiculata cultivar IT97K-499-35 chromosome 2, ASM411807v1, whole genome shotgun sequence, the genomic segment AGTGGTGGTGCTATCAACCAGACAGCAAGAGTCCTGTGCAAGTGAAGTCCACCAGAACAACTCTTGTGGTATAAGATATGTGATAGAGACAACATTGAAGTCGACTTTTTAGATGTTGAATACAAAAAAGTCAAGACTCATCTTAGATTGGTTAATTTGAATTTCCCCAAAATTATGAAATAGAAAAACTCTATTTCCAATTCAGAAATGACTACAAAAATGAACATCATACCATGGAGGGTTCGTCGTCTATGGATGGGTTTCACCAGATTCATGatttctcatatatatatatatatatatatatatatatattaatttaatttttatatttaaatttttgattcattttggtttctatacttttgataaaattaagtcataatatttattaaataaggtTAATGTGTTCATTTCTGTTAAATTAATATTCATGTTACTTGGTGAGTGACTATGTATTAgtccaataaaatatttaattagtaatttggtttttatattttttttttttactcaagttcttatattttttaaacaatttggttattttttgtTGGTGTTGTCTTCCACAGACGTTGAACTCAAAAGTCACAACTGGATTCATGTAGTTTTGTCTTCCACGGATGTTGGGAATGAACTCAAAAGTCATAATTGGATGTCCATCTCAGACGATGCAGTAGACAACAATAAAGATCTTGAATATGTTATCTTGGATTTGAAGGATGCAATCTTATATCTAAATGAGATGATATCGGTGGGATTGTGTGGTCGGAAAAGAAGGGGTTGGAGAAGGAGAAATTTTGATTAACATGTGTCACCTCCTAATAATGTTAATGCTTATTTTACATAAGGAACCACGTTGTTTCTATGTGAATAATATAGAAACTTagttcactaaaaaaaaaaaatccgaaCAAAAATGAATCATAGacttaaatatataatcaaattattaattaagacTTTTATTAGATCCacatataataatttttcaaatgatattaatgtcaatttaaTAGAAGAGATCATATCAActctatttaataaatattagaactcaattgaattaaaaacaattatacaaaccaaaatgaattaaaaatctaaatatagAGAGTAAATTACAAATTAAGTCTCCCaatctatctttgtttatataaaatattgtcaCAGCCAAGTAAGTATGAGCAGTAATGTCTACCCAAGATTCTCCATAGAGACATGACCCACAACTCTCACTGATTCCTATCGTtggtactttttttttttttttcaactagaGTTTGGTAGCTCCGTCTATTATTGGAGCAACaagaaaacttttatttttattttataaaaaatatttatttatttatttaatatggcCTTCCTGTTACATGAATAACTGGTTGACTTGCAGCAGCATCTTCTAAGGGTAGAGCTAGTCTGCTTTCTTTGGCgctgttttataaaatattgtaaaccTAGGGCCATATTATTGTATTGCACAAATTTGCTTAGTCACTTCATGCATCATCTTAAGTTAAAAATGCATCTGTCCCTAAGAAGTACATTTTCACTACACAAATCAACTATGACATGCTTAAGATAAATACAGTCTTTCTAAAGATTCTCAATTGTCTAGCTAACTGTTTTAAGATTGGCCAAAAAGGCAACTACCATTTTAATTTATCGGTAACTTTATTGCATGTAAAAGCCTTTTAAGGTCTTCTTGCTAATGCTAATCCTCCCCAAGTTTCAACATTCACAGTTGGGTCTTGTGTCCAACCTCGTGaccaaacaacaaaaagaatGGATGAATAAAATCCTGAATTCTGTCTCTGCAATATTGTGATTGAGGTATGAAATATGAGCTTAGTGAAATGACAGAAACATATACTTTAAACTTAATTGTCTTTCTCTCTTGAATTTGTTTGTACATGCAATAAACAACTCCATTGTTTGATTCAATTTCAATTGTCATAAAAAGTACAAAGTACAGAGAAATTAGCAAATTTAGTCTGAGGTGAGCCGCACTTGCTATTCGTTTTGCCAACTCTACCTCAAACTTTAAAGAAGAATAGGGACGGAAAAACTAAATGTTGAACACTCCCCGTAAACCAAGTTCATCAGTATTGACTAAGGTGAAAtcattatgtaaaaaaaataccatCTTGGATTTGAGAAACTGGATTGGCTTTACTCAATCAACGAGCTGCGATGGAAGTGACAATTTGAGTAGCTTCTACATCTAATCCAGAAGAAGTCAAGGATCTCTCCAGTGTCGAGGGAGATGGTTGAGTTAGAAGGGAGAGACTGAGTACAATTTCTGCTATGGTTGGTCTGGACAAAGACTTGTCTGCAGTACAATTCACTGCCAAGGAGGCCAAGCTGAGAGCATAATCAATAGGATAATAATTATCTAACTTAGGATCCATCCATTTTCTGAGCCTTTCCTCTTTATTCTCTTCTTCATCAAAGATCTTCCAAATGTCCTTCCACAGCATAATCACCTCACCATTTTCTTTGGTTGTCATGGCTTTCTTGCCAGTAAGCAATTCTATCAGAACCACCCCAAAAGCAAATACATCTATTTTTGAAATCATGGGGTTGGTAAAAGTTCTGGCCATGGAAAAATTTGCTATCTTGGCCTTGAAGTTAGAGTCAAGAAGGATATTACTGCTTGTGATGTCCCTGTGGACTATTCTTGGATAAGCATGTTCATGCATGTACTGCAGACCCATTGCAACATCCACTGCTATGCTTATCCTCTGGCACCATGTAAGCGAGGTCCTTGAGTTTGAAGTCTCTGAACAAGACTTGGCGAAAAGCCAGTCATCAAGAGATCCATTTTCTTCATATTCATAAACCACAAAACAATTTCCCTCATTGTCTGATGAGACACCCATTAGTTTCACCAGATTTCCATGATTCACCTTCTGCAGAATTTTCAGCTCCTCCGTGACATCTTCCTTGAATCTTTTTATTGCTAAAACCTTACCCTCTATGTTAGCCTTGTACACTGATTCCCCAATCTTGCACTGCTCACTGAGGTTCATGGTAGCCTCCAAGATTGCACCAGTTTCATACATGGTAGGCTTACTTACGTAGCCTGAAACTCCAGAAAGTAGTTTATCTGCAGTTTCAGCTGATGAGGCACTCCTATtcaaactcttcattttcagaGAACATACATACACCAGTAATATTGCTGAAACCACAACCAGTAGTGTGCATCCCAGGCTGATACCAATTATAACTGGAAGACCAATTCTGTGTTTTCTTCCATCTGAAGGAGATTGAATAAGATCTGGCAAGCGTGTAACTGGGATCAAAACTGGAAGGTTGTTTGCGGCAGTGAAGTTTTGGCCATAGTTGTTTTCACTTAATATGTCCTCTGGTGATGCACCAAACTTGTTGCTTACAAGGGAAACATTGTCACTGGGCTGCCACACGTGAGTGATCAGGTACTTTATCCCTCTGTCAAGCTGGTTCTTTGAAGGACACTTGCAGAATAAAGGCATTACAACTTTAATGCCTATTGGCAAAGTAAATGGACTTAGACCGGGGTTTAAATCCATCACTACATGCCAATTTGTGAGATTCTGGTATGAAGTGGTTGAAACAAAGTAGAAGCTATCACCTGGGTTGATCTCATAGGAGATATTGGCGAAAGAGCGGTTTCTCGTGCAACCACAGGTTACTGGTACCAGTAAGGCTTGGCCTGGAATCAACTTGTCTTCCTCATTCTTTAAGTTGCTGGCTCTTGCAATTGACAAAGGACTCGTGTCAAATATATTAGATACGCTTGTCACACTCAAAAAATTTGGAGACTGGGCTATGTATGTCACATAGGTTTCACAAGAAGGAGGTGAATCGGAAGGGCATGAAAAGTTTGTTCCATTGGTTTGTTGTGATTGAGCTGcaataaaactgaaaaacatGAGTACAACATAAAGAATCTGAGCACGGAGAGAAAGAGAAACAAACGAGGCAGCCATTGATGTGAAATTGTGATCAAATGCAAGTTATGAGGCAGTCTACTATCAGTGGTTATTGATATGTAGAGTTCTTTGTCAATAAAATTTCCTTTGgcttaatataaaaatatggtcCTGTTTGTTTCATTAGCTTTAACTATATTTCCTTTTGGCTCTCCGAATCCCAGACACAGTGGACACGTCAATATTTAAATTAGACAAATTGTATGCAGTTCATGCGcatgatatataaaaaattggcAATAGGGTACTGTAATGTCAAATCAAAGCTTTGGACGGCCAGTTAATGTTCCTACCAGTTCTATCTATGCACGATGTTAGCCAGCAACCCGACACCAATATACCAACTAAACTTGCTGATATCTTGGGATGGGGATAGGTTTACTTTGACTTACAAGACCATTAGAGAatccaaatataaatataaattttatattgagtaaaaatgagaaagttaaaCACCATACGAAAATCCATAAATTCATTGTCTTGACATTGTAAAACTTAACTGAAAATAGACTTTGGACTAACTAAAAtgcttatcaaattatgttatCGTTTAAGGTAAAAGGATAGAAAGCAACAATTTCACACCAAAGGAACAAAACTGATTTTGGGTAGTGTAATAATGCAAAATTTAAGATGACTCCAAAAGAGCTCAAAGGATCTCCAATGGAGaccattttataatattttaccaCATTACTACCTACCAAATTTTGCTCAAATAATAATCTCTTATAAgatctatatttttataatttttatttatgtttcatctttttaaaatttaaaaaataatttcattattataatgaaatacCACTTTTTAttcatatgaaataaaaaaaaatatataatcatgactaaacaaaaggaaaaaatgtcATTAGCTGCAGTTTACACTCTTTGTTTTGGAGTAAGCATCCTCTAACCGAACACTGATTCAAAATCATATCACACATTTAATTCTAGAGATAAAATCGGagataaacaatataaaataatgggATTATAGTTGCAGTAATGAACCtgtatatcattttatatgttCTCCACAATGGAGCATAGCCAAGTCTGATGTAATATAGTTTATCTTGGCAACACAAGCTCATCAAAAAAATCATCCATTTACTCTTGAAAATAAATCACCCATTTCGTCCTCAAATTGTTACCTTCCCTTCTAAACAGTCTTTAAAGTAACAAATAGTTTAACTAATTTTGAATACTTAGTTCACTCTTTAAATTGATGTATTAGAGTAAAGTCCAATAACCCATTTGAATGTTATTTTTTCAACATCTAAGGCATTACTTACATAGTTTCAAATgctttttaagtaattttccTTACTCTAAGAACCATTGACGAGAGAACAATATTTCAGGGATCAAATTGATGATTCACCCATATACCGTCCGTATCTGTTTCTCTTAACGTTGTTCCGCGACCGTTTCTTTCACTACCTTAGTGCATCCCTTGTTTATTCATAACTGAAATTTGTAACCAAATAGTTtcgtaagaaaaataaatggaattGAAAATTGCCACAAGAAAAccaataacaattaaaaaatgataattattagATGCCCTGCAAATTGTATAAGTCAGCAGGCGACTCAATGCAGCTTTCCACACGTTAAACAAGAGCTCGATTGAGTGGATACAACGAAGCATTTCGTAGCCATAAGAATAAAGGCTCACTTCTGAGTATCAACCCACGTCCTAGCCtacaacaaatatttataaatctaataaataCAGCAACCTAAACTTTTGTAGTCAACCTCACCGTCTAAACAATCTCCACTACTATTGTTTTCATGATTTTAAATTATGGTCCAATTCCGATTGCTGTCACCACAATCCTTCACATTGCAGAAAAACACATACTAATGCGTGACAGGAGTTGTTGTCATGGCAATAAAACAATTGcgaactttttttaaaaattgtttgtaACCTGTAAGAATGTGTGCAGAGATTTCATGTACGAAGGAATTCACACCTATCGTATAGGCCGATGGACAACTCTGGCCCCCATTTTAAGCAAAAGaattagaataaatattataaagtcTTGTGAGATCTGCAGAGCTGACAGTCCATTCATGACCCTGCAATGTAAGTGGAAGAACCGTATTTATTTCCTCAAAACTCTCTTCTACTGCTGCAGCCTCTCTTCGTCTCCCCTCTTTCCAGAGACTCTTAACTAACAACTCTTTGGTGGCAGAGTCAGGCACTAAACCAGAATTCTTCATGTCTTCAAAGAGCCTCCATGCTAGTGCAGCTCTATTTGACGTGCAATAACCTTGGATTAATACCTTAAACAAATAAGCATCTGGCTCTAGACCGCTCTGCCTAACCATTGCAAAGAGCTTTTGCACTGTTTTTATGTCCCCAAGCTGTGAAAAGTACAGCATTAGGCCTGAAAATGTCTGGATGTCTGGGCAAATACCATTTAAAATCATGTCATCAAGCATATCCAAGGCATCGGAGTTTCTTCCACACTTAGTCAATGTTCTTAGAAGAGACGAATACAGAAGCATCAGGTTTACATTTGATATGGGACCGCAAAGTATTCGATCGTCATTGAAAACCTTCATAGCAGCATCAGCATTTTTTGAAATCCCATAAAAGTCAATGATCAGCCTGATGGTGCTGAATGGTAGTCTCATTCCCTCCATTCTGATCTTGGAGATGAGTGTATTAACCAAGTCAGTACGTCCATGGCGTGCTAGTAGGGTCATGATTCTTTGTACAGTGTATATGTCATGAGTAAATCCACTTTGATTAGCAACCCAGCAGAAAAAACTCCATGCAGCTTCTGGTGTTTTGAAACTTCTAAGCATCTTGCAAACCAACCTTGTTGTCCACACAAAGTTTGCACCCTCTAGTGCTGCTACCTCATCAGGACTCCAATTCCGCAAGGCACTGGCCAAAGCCCGTGGGTCCAGCCACGGTTTTAAATGAACTCCATCAACAAGATCACATTGACTAGCATCATTTATATTCTCGTCTTCAACCTCAATCTCATTCTCATCATCCTCCCCGTCACCACCATCAACAGAATAACTTACGCTTCTGATTCTCTCATCTGGCAAAATTCCTCGCAGTAATTGCTCCTTATCTTCAAGAATTCCCTCCTCCTTCATCTGCTGCAGCAACAAACTCACGCGTCTACTAGGAAGTATTCCATCAACCTGCATTTCATCAACTAAAATTTTCACTTCATCAAACCGTTTGCTACCTACAAAACCCTCTAGCAGTACGGAATACTGCTTCAAAGTGCGTTTGATCCTCATCAAAGGCAACAGGTTAAAAACCTCCAATGCTTCTGATAACATCCGGGCCTTCACAAGGTGCTCGATTATTATAGTGCAGCTCCTGCAATTCGGCAGAGACCCTTCATCAATCATCCTCTGAAAAACTTGTACAGCCTCCGAGTCCTTTCCCATTTGAGCATAAAGAGCCATAACAATGTTATATGATTCAGTGCAGAGATGGTTGCTCTCGAGTGTATACTGTTCCCACACTTGAAGGACAGTGTCGAGGTCCCCAGCTGCAGCATGCCACTGCATGAGATTCATGGAGCTGATCCGAAAAGTGCCGAATCGGTTGGCTCGGATAGCATCAATGAGAGATTTGAGCTCGGAGCATCTACCAGCCTTGGCAAGAACAGTTGCAAGTGCATGGAGTGTGTGGTCGGTGTGGGAAAAATTGGAATTCTTTTCAAGGGCATGGACAATGGAAAGAGCGGAATCTGCAGAAGGGGAAGAACGAAGGGCATGAGTGAGCACGAAAGAGTCAAAAAGACGGTGGTTTATGAGAGAGGGAAGAGAGGCGTCGGGGTGTTTAGAGCGTAGAGTGAGTCTAATGGAGTCAATGAGTTTGGCACGGTTGAGGTAGTGAGAAACTTTGGTGAGAAACGGTTCACGACGACGGATATATGAACGAGCTTGCACTTGCGAGCTTAACCTGTTCAACAGGTTAACCTCGCAAAAGAACGGCCTCAAGTGCATCCGCATTCACCACTGCCAAGGTTGTTTATGCTTACCATTCATAATCCAGGAACCGTTAAGATTCTTCGTTCGGTGACGCAAATAATCAAACACTTGGTGTGCGAAGCCGTGGATGAGCTGATGATACACGGACAAACGAATTACACAAGCCAGGTTCAGCGGGCTCAAATCTTTCTTTCTCAATTGGTGTGCTTGAAAAATCAAAACCTCTTTTACCAGGCCCAACGATAGTGGGACATTACGTGCATTCTGTTTTGGGCTTGTAAATCCTTGATAGCCCATTGGGCTAAAAAATATGTAGAGTAGGCCGTAGGATGATTAATGAACAAAGGCTGAATGCATTAGAAAGCATGGCTGTTACTTACCTTATCAATTTTCTTCCAAcgttccatcatatttttcgaAATTATTTTTTCCGAAATTGGACGAAAAAGTGAGTGAGTTTCttctgaaaaaatattttcagaactaatttagtttatttagataataaaatttgGAATGATAGAGTGCAGGGAGAAATTTGATGGGATATAGAAAGAAAATTTCCGTAAACATTGGTTTTGAGTATGAGAATAAGGGTAGTTTATTTTAAGtattcttttttgttgtttttaatacgtttatattattttaatttaaagggTGGGTTAGGATTGGTCTATGATCTGGGTAAACCAGATTCATTCAACAAATCCAAACAATTATTGAGGCTACTGTATTTAAATTCGTATAACTTGCAATGTGCTGCTTCAACAAATGAGTAGAGTTATAAAGTTTGTAGAATGGGATGTGAACAAAGAATGATAAACATTGGATTGTTGATAACATTGGTCTTATCGAAACTTAAGTGTCTGCTTTTTTGAAATCATATAAGCACTAGAATAATTTGCAAACTTGATTGAGTTTTGAACAACTAACACCTTTTTGAAACAACCATGTAGAGATATATTTGTAAATCCTCATGAAAAACGTAGTTTATGCGGAGTTGGTGTAGATGCTAGTTGTTGGTAAAAATTGTAGACAACGAAGCCTTTTGGTTgatgatattaataaatattcttttacttTACATGTATACCAAATATATGTATATCTACAAATCTTTATTCATCAACTTCTTATCAAATTTCTTgtaaaattgtgtgtttttcaaAAGTATATGAAGATGTTTTAGGAAATCATATAAGGAGACATTATGTTAATGATGAGTAACATTTCTAGAAATACAATTTTCCTATATTTAACTAGACAATTTCTCTTGCATCGTGttttaacaaacaaaattgtattatgtagctttaaaaaaagtttttttaccataatgtgtcattacaaagaaaatattaaattatggaTAAAAGTTATCAACAGgaaaaaaatcattgatcaaacaaaatttactaatgaattttagaattttaaaattttaattatcgatgaaaatatttgttgaaaataaattcattggtAATATTcgttagtaaatatttttttattatagttgaaaATATTCGACAGTAATGGTTCCATAACATCTATCGATAACTTATAATGTTTATTTCCAATGAATATTTACGTCAGTAAATTTTGTTAGTAAAATAGGCACCAAAATTTTTGCTTTGAGCTTTGACTTTGTTGTAGTAAAATTCATCAGTAacttaatgtttttaaaatcgACCAACAATATTCATAAgaaatttatcatatttaacACTAACGAATATTTTTGTTGTGAAACCCCTTACTAACTTATAATGTTTATTACcgataaatatttttgtcaataaattttgCTAGTAAAATGGATGCTAAAGTTTCTGCTTTGGGCTTTgcaaaatttgttgtttttttttaaatctctaagtaattttgtcaataaatttaCACTAATTTTTTTCGTCAAACTTAgacaaatatttgttataagTTAATTGGAGATGTccgagaaggaaaaaaaaaagaataagagaagaaaaaattggAGGAAGATGAAGTGACTATTGTCACAGAGGTAATGACATAGGTAGATGTGACAATGATAATAACGAGGAGGAGAAAGAGTAAGAGTAAGAGGAGGTGGAAGAAGAGATGGTTGCAACGATGAAGGAGGAGGatgagaagaagagaaaaaaagaaaaataccaaaTCACAATATTTACTCATAAATGATTAttgtcaaatttttatattgattaattaaatttatcaaaaagtATATTACTGGTTGATTGATTTTTTATCGTACAAAATTTTAaggattaagtatgtttttagttcccaaactttgactcaaaattgaGATTTGTCCCTAtctgaaactttgatacatattggtccctaaactttagaaataaatgaatataatcattttaacccaattatgttaactttttttgacgTGTCGAATGCTTTTCATATTAGTATTGGAGTttttttacactgtttgacacattcttggtTCAATATCGACTGAGGAATATGTTCGacccttaaaaaaaaattaacgtaattgagttaaaagaactatattcattcatttttaaagtttagggacccaaatatattgaagtttcgGACAAGAACGAATTTCAATTTCGgatcaaagttcagggactaaaaacatacttaacccaaattttaatttatcaaggATTTTAATGATAACccatatattttgtttgttgttaaatctaatttttttaattgatgaaTGACATTGTTAAATAcctttaaattaattgtttatttatatttatatcgttttgtatataaatgttaaaaataattatcttttgtttttatttgactGCATATTCCAtatgctatttttttataatgatttttttattaaaattggcattaaaattattctaataTAGTAATATAGGATCatgttaatatattaataaagcaaatatttttattaataacttcgacgagaaataaaaaaagtaattaaatttttaaatttatacagtttttttataaaaaaaagcttatttaaataaaagagtaaagtaatttttgaaaagtactagacactttttttttatatttgtacgAAGAATGACCTAAGGCCAAAGTTGTTTACCATTACATTGTACTTAtccattcaaatttttaaacctaaattttggaaacataaccAATCGAAATAAATTTAATCAGAAATCAAACACTATAATATATTCGGAAGTTCAAACtatatttaataatcaaaataggaAAGTCAAACGTCAAGTAACCACTAACTTACGGCCAAAACCACGGCaagaatatgttttttattctatatCTTCTCTCTCatctctttttattctttattctctCGCTTCTCTGTCTTCTTTCCTCCTTCTCTGTTACTTCATTTAAACacgaaaaattaaaatgatttataaaacaagttaaaaagttaataaattttaaataaaagcaaTTCAAAATACGCATTTCAAATGTTAAATTCAGTATCCAGACCTATCCAGACCCAACCACGTATTTAGACGAAAGCATACTTAATAAAATggatgattaaaaaaaattataatcttatTAAAAAGGCAAACATTTCCAAAGTCACTTTTACTTGAGATAAAAGAAATGATGagtctaattttattttatttttaatgttgttagtCTTTCCACATTTAAAAAGCCATAAATTATGTTTGCGTAAAATTGTAAACAAGTTtgctaaatattaaacaatatgcataatttattaaatagtgATACAGTAGAAACTAATATTGTTTATATGATCACTTAATAATCACAtatcttattaaaatattacttatattgttattattatattattataaaataattgtgcAGGGTGGTATATAAAGAAGTTAAAACCGTCATTTTCGTAAtttatttgtaagaaaaaaaaatcagcatGAGAAGATGAATTATTTATCAAAGATAATAAAAGTTATACTAGAGTTGTCACCTCTACACAACTACagtaattttgaattttggaaGAATTTGGTTGATATCTTCCcgatttttgaattttgaattttggaaGAGATATGTTTCTCGATAGTACTTTCTTTCCAAGATCATTGATATCTTATTCAACACAAATAGACTCTATCATGTTCCATTCAGTAAG encodes:
- the LOC114166773 gene encoding serine/threonine receptor-like kinase NFP, with the translated sequence MAASFVSLSLRAQILYVVLMFFSFIAAQSQQTNGTNFSCPSDSPPSCETYVTYIAQSPNFLSVTSVSNIFDTSPLSIARASNLKNEEDKLIPGQALLVPVTCGCTRNRSFANISYEINPGDSFYFVSTTSYQNLTNWHVVMDLNPGLSPFTLPIGIKVVMPLFCKCPSKNQLDRGIKYLITHVWQPSDNVSLVSNKFGASPEDILSENNYGQNFTAANNLPVLIPVTRLPDLIQSPSDGRKHRIGLPVIIGISLGCTLLVVVSAILLVYVCSLKMKSLNRSASSAETADKLLSGVSGYVSKPTMYETGAILEATMNLSEQCKIGESVYKANIEGKVLAIKRFKEDVTEELKILQKVNHGNLVKLMGVSSDNEGNCFVVYEYEENGSLDDWLFAKSCSETSNSRTSLTWCQRISIAVDVAMGLQYMHEHAYPRIVHRDITSSNILLDSNFKAKIANFSMARTFTNPMISKIDVFAFGVVLIELLTGKKAMTTKENGEVIMLWKDIWKIFDEEENKEERLRKWMDPKLDNYYPIDYALSLASLAVNCTADKSLSRPTIAEIVLSLSLLTQPSPSTLERSLTSSGLDVEATQIVTSIAAR
- the LOC114166762 gene encoding pentatricopeptide repeat-containing protein At5g66631 codes for the protein MRMHLRPFFCEVNLLNRLSSQVQARSYIRRREPFLTKVSHYLNRAKLIDSIRLTLRSKHPDASLPSLINHRLFDSFVLTHALRSSPSADSALSIVHALEKNSNFSHTDHTLHALATVLAKAGRCSELKSLIDAIRANRFGTFRISSMNLMQWHAAAGDLDTVLQVWEQYTLESNHLCTESYNIVMALYAQMGKDSEAVQVFQRMIDEGSLPNCRSCTIIIEHLVKARMLSEALEVFNLLPLMRIKRTLKQYSVLLEGFVGSKRFDEVKILVDEMQVDGILPSRRVSLLLQQMKEEGILEDKEQLLRGILPDERIRSVSYSVDGGDGEDDENEIEVEDENINDASQCDLVDGVHLKPWLDPRALASALRNWSPDEVAALEGANFVWTTRLVCKMLRSFKTPEAAWSFFCWVANQSGFTHDIYTVQRIMTLLARHGRTDLVNTLISKIRMEGMRLPFSTIRLIIDFYGISKNADAAMKVFNDDRILCGPISNVNLMLLYSSLLRTLTKCGRNSDALDMLDDMILNGICPDIQTFSGLMLYFSQLGDIKTVQKLFAMVRQSGLEPDAYLFKVLIQGYCTSNRAALAWRLFEDMKNSGLVPDSATKELLVKSLWKEGRRREAAAVEESFEEINTVLPLTLQGHEWTVSSADLTRLYNIYSNSFA